From one Populus alba chromosome 17, ASM523922v2, whole genome shotgun sequence genomic stretch:
- the LOC118037096 gene encoding uncharacterized protein At3g49140 isoform X4, translated as MLCLHLKKHVGLLLSMLCQAKSKATLMLTGVINDDIHENIIWPDLPYVTDEHGNIYFQVKNDEDILQTLTTENNFVQAIIGFDATEMLSEMESLGTSEIDFGVEEIEEEDSDVEDVVNEDDDDYDEDLVAVLDDDDEEDDDDEALGDWAKLETMSSSHPMYFAKKLAKVASDDPIDWMEQPPAGVAIQGLIRPAFMEEQSDIQRHMSGNQSHHAGTNQVGQSIEGKLEEPGVINGHEHKSGSSEDISLWREELEKDEVPSSGASFYKLEMIKIQLISAHGNQTTVEVEDFRKAEPDAIALSAAKIISRLKAGGEKITQAFKSLCWRCKGIQVEEATIIDVDSLGFDLRVCSGTQIQTLRFAFNSRATSEYSAERQLNDLLFPRIQSSLQKKNIAQMP; from the exons ATGCTATGCTTACACCTCAAGAAACATGTAGGACTATTGTTGAG TATGTTATGTCAGGCGAAAAGCAAAGCAACATTAATGTTGACTGGTGTGATCAATGATGATATTCATGAGAACATTATCTGGCCAGACTTGCCTTATGTGACTGATGAACATGGGA ATATATACTTTCAAGTGAAGAATGATGAAGACATTTTGCAAACACTTACTACAGAAAATAATTTCGTG CAAGCCATTATAGGTTTTGATGCCACGGAAATGCTCAGTGAGATGGAGTCATTGGGTACATCAGAAATTGATTTTGGGGTTGAGGAAATAGAAGAGGAAGATAGTGATGTTGAAGATGTGGTCAATGAGGATGATGACGACTATGATGAG GATTTGGTGGCTGttcttgatgatgatgatgaggaagatgatgatgatgaggcaCTTGGAGACTGGGCAAAATTAGAGACTATGAGCTCTTCTCATCCAATGTATTTTGCCAAAAAGCTGGCCAAG GTTGCTTCAGATGATCCTATAGACTGGATGGAGCAGCCTCCTGCTGGTGTAGCTATCCAGGGCCTTATTAGACCTGCCTTCATGGAAGAGCAATCTGACATCCAGAGACATATGTCTGGCAATCAGTCTCATCATGCTGGTACAAATCAGGTTGGGCAAAGCATAGAAGGCAAACTAGAAGAACCTGGTGTGATAAACGGTCATGAACATAAGTCAGGATCATCTGAAGATATTTCATTGTGGCGGGAGGAATTGGAAAAGGATGAGGTTCCAAGTAGTGGAGCTTCATTTTACAAGCTGGAGATGATTAAAATTCAGCTGATTTCAGCTCATGGAAACCAA ACTACAGTTGAAGTAGAAGACTTTAGGAAAGCAGAACCTGATGCGATTGCACTTTCAGCAGCCAAAATCATATCTCGTCTGAAAGCTGGTGGTGAAAAGATTACGCAGGCCTTTAAATCTCTGTGTTGGAGATGCAAGGGTATCCAAGTGGAG GAGGCAACGATTATTGATGTAGATTCTCTTGGATTTGATTTGAGAGTTTGTTCTGGAACGCAAATCCAAACATTGCGGTTTGCGTTCAATTCAAGG GCAACCTCAGAATATAGTGCTGAAAGACAACTGAATGACTTACTATTCCCAAGGATCCAAAGTAGTCTGCAGAAAAAGAACATTGCTCAAATGCCATAA
- the LOC118037096 gene encoding uncharacterized protein At3g49140 isoform X2 — protein MMMAMAMMIETTTAVRFPPLTTPAANFCSSLPRSSSVILWNKFRRLNDVSFLRRSSHLKSKIQASAENLDSNLDSSKQNGKLKYHPSEGIAESTSETSSDAMLTPQETCRTIVEAKSKATLMLTGVINDDIHENIIWPDLPYVTDEHGNIYFQVKNDEDILQTLTTENNFVQAIIGFDATEMLSEMESLGTSEIDFGVEEIEEEDSDVEDVVNEDDDDYDEDLVAVLDDDDEEDDDDEALGDWAKLETMSSSHPMYFAKKLAKVASDDPIDWMEQPPAGVAIQGLIRPAFMEEQSDIQRHMSGNQSHHAGTNQVGQSIEGKLEEPGVINGHEHKSGSSEDISLWREELEKDEVPSSGASFYKLEMIKIQLISAHGNQTTVEVEDFRKAEPDAIALSAAKIISRLKAGGEKITQAFKSLCWRCKGIQVEEATIIDVDSLGFDLRVCSGTQIQTLRFAFNSRATSEYSAERQLNDLLFPRIQSSLQKKNIAQMP, from the exons atgatgaTGGCCATGGCAATGATGATTGAAACCACCACAGCAGTCCGATTCCCCCCCCTCACCACTCCTGCTGCAAACTTCTGCTCCTCCTTGCCCCGCAGCAGCTCTGTCATTCTTTG GAATAAATTTCGAAGACTAAATGACGTTTCTTTCTTAAGAAGGAGCAGTCATTTAAAGAGTAAGATTCAAGCGTCTGCAGAGAATTTAGATTCAAACTTGGATTCTTCAAAGCAGAATGGTAAACTGAAATACCATCCATCTGAGGGGATTGCAGAGTCAACATCAGAAACAAGTAGTGATGCTATGCTTACACCTCAAGAAACATGTAGGACTATTGTTGAG GCGAAAAGCAAAGCAACATTAATGTTGACTGGTGTGATCAATGATGATATTCATGAGAACATTATCTGGCCAGACTTGCCTTATGTGACTGATGAACATGGGA ATATATACTTTCAAGTGAAGAATGATGAAGACATTTTGCAAACACTTACTACAGAAAATAATTTCGTG CAAGCCATTATAGGTTTTGATGCCACGGAAATGCTCAGTGAGATGGAGTCATTGGGTACATCAGAAATTGATTTTGGGGTTGAGGAAATAGAAGAGGAAGATAGTGATGTTGAAGATGTGGTCAATGAGGATGATGACGACTATGATGAG GATTTGGTGGCTGttcttgatgatgatgatgaggaagatgatgatgatgaggcaCTTGGAGACTGGGCAAAATTAGAGACTATGAGCTCTTCTCATCCAATGTATTTTGCCAAAAAGCTGGCCAAG GTTGCTTCAGATGATCCTATAGACTGGATGGAGCAGCCTCCTGCTGGTGTAGCTATCCAGGGCCTTATTAGACCTGCCTTCATGGAAGAGCAATCTGACATCCAGAGACATATGTCTGGCAATCAGTCTCATCATGCTGGTACAAATCAGGTTGGGCAAAGCATAGAAGGCAAACTAGAAGAACCTGGTGTGATAAACGGTCATGAACATAAGTCAGGATCATCTGAAGATATTTCATTGTGGCGGGAGGAATTGGAAAAGGATGAGGTTCCAAGTAGTGGAGCTTCATTTTACAAGCTGGAGATGATTAAAATTCAGCTGATTTCAGCTCATGGAAACCAA ACTACAGTTGAAGTAGAAGACTTTAGGAAAGCAGAACCTGATGCGATTGCACTTTCAGCAGCCAAAATCATATCTCGTCTGAAAGCTGGTGGTGAAAAGATTACGCAGGCCTTTAAATCTCTGTGTTGGAGATGCAAGGGTATCCAAGTGGAG GAGGCAACGATTATTGATGTAGATTCTCTTGGATTTGATTTGAGAGTTTGTTCTGGAACGCAAATCCAAACATTGCGGTTTGCGTTCAATTCAAGG GCAACCTCAGAATATAGTGCTGAAAGACAACTGAATGACTTACTATTCCCAAGGATCCAAAGTAGTCTGCAGAAAAAGAACATTGCTCAAATGCCATAA
- the LOC118037096 gene encoding uncharacterized protein At3g49140 isoform X5, which produces MLCLHLKKHAKSKATLMLTGVINDDIHENIIWPDLPYVTDEHGNIYFQVKNDEDILQTLTTENNFVQAIIGFDATEMLSEMESLGTSEIDFGVEEIEEEDSDVEDVVNEDDDDYDEDLVAVLDDDDEEDDDDEALGDWAKLETMSSSHPMYFAKKLAKVASDDPIDWMEQPPAGVAIQGLIRPAFMEEQSDIQRHMSGNQSHHAGTNQVGQSIEGKLEEPGVINGHEHKSGSSEDISLWREELEKDEVPSSGASFYKLEMIKIQLISAHGNQTTVEVEDFRKAEPDAIALSAAKIISRLKAGGEKITQAFKSLCWRCKGIQVEEATIIDVDSLGFDLRVCSGTQIQTLRFAFNSRATSEYSAERQLNDLLFPRIQSSLQKKNIAQMP; this is translated from the exons ATGCTATGCTTACACCTCAAGAAACAT GCGAAAAGCAAAGCAACATTAATGTTGACTGGTGTGATCAATGATGATATTCATGAGAACATTATCTGGCCAGACTTGCCTTATGTGACTGATGAACATGGGA ATATATACTTTCAAGTGAAGAATGATGAAGACATTTTGCAAACACTTACTACAGAAAATAATTTCGTG CAAGCCATTATAGGTTTTGATGCCACGGAAATGCTCAGTGAGATGGAGTCATTGGGTACATCAGAAATTGATTTTGGGGTTGAGGAAATAGAAGAGGAAGATAGTGATGTTGAAGATGTGGTCAATGAGGATGATGACGACTATGATGAG GATTTGGTGGCTGttcttgatgatgatgatgaggaagatgatgatgatgaggcaCTTGGAGACTGGGCAAAATTAGAGACTATGAGCTCTTCTCATCCAATGTATTTTGCCAAAAAGCTGGCCAAG GTTGCTTCAGATGATCCTATAGACTGGATGGAGCAGCCTCCTGCTGGTGTAGCTATCCAGGGCCTTATTAGACCTGCCTTCATGGAAGAGCAATCTGACATCCAGAGACATATGTCTGGCAATCAGTCTCATCATGCTGGTACAAATCAGGTTGGGCAAAGCATAGAAGGCAAACTAGAAGAACCTGGTGTGATAAACGGTCATGAACATAAGTCAGGATCATCTGAAGATATTTCATTGTGGCGGGAGGAATTGGAAAAGGATGAGGTTCCAAGTAGTGGAGCTTCATTTTACAAGCTGGAGATGATTAAAATTCAGCTGATTTCAGCTCATGGAAACCAA ACTACAGTTGAAGTAGAAGACTTTAGGAAAGCAGAACCTGATGCGATTGCACTTTCAGCAGCCAAAATCATATCTCGTCTGAAAGCTGGTGGTGAAAAGATTACGCAGGCCTTTAAATCTCTGTGTTGGAGATGCAAGGGTATCCAAGTGGAG GAGGCAACGATTATTGATGTAGATTCTCTTGGATTTGATTTGAGAGTTTGTTCTGGAACGCAAATCCAAACATTGCGGTTTGCGTTCAATTCAAGG GCAACCTCAGAATATAGTGCTGAAAGACAACTGAATGACTTACTATTCCCAAGGATCCAAAGTAGTCTGCAGAAAAAGAACATTGCTCAAATGCCATAA
- the LOC118037096 gene encoding uncharacterized protein At3g49140 isoform X1: MMMAMAMMIETTTAVRFPPLTTPAANFCSSLPRSSSVILWNKFRRLNDVSFLRRSSHLKSKIQASAENLDSNLDSSKQNGKLKYHPSEGIAESTSETSSDAMLTPQETFCRANVACSMLCQAKSKATLMLTGVINDDIHENIIWPDLPYVTDEHGNIYFQVKNDEDILQTLTTENNFVQAIIGFDATEMLSEMESLGTSEIDFGVEEIEEEDSDVEDVVNEDDDDYDEDLVAVLDDDDEEDDDDEALGDWAKLETMSSSHPMYFAKKLAKVASDDPIDWMEQPPAGVAIQGLIRPAFMEEQSDIQRHMSGNQSHHAGTNQVGQSIEGKLEEPGVINGHEHKSGSSEDISLWREELEKDEVPSSGASFYKLEMIKIQLISAHGNQTTVEVEDFRKAEPDAIALSAAKIISRLKAGGEKITQAFKSLCWRCKGIQVEEATIIDVDSLGFDLRVCSGTQIQTLRFAFNSRATSEYSAERQLNDLLFPRIQSSLQKKNIAQMP, encoded by the exons atgatgaTGGCCATGGCAATGATGATTGAAACCACCACAGCAGTCCGATTCCCCCCCCTCACCACTCCTGCTGCAAACTTCTGCTCCTCCTTGCCCCGCAGCAGCTCTGTCATTCTTTG GAATAAATTTCGAAGACTAAATGACGTTTCTTTCTTAAGAAGGAGCAGTCATTTAAAGAGTAAGATTCAAGCGTCTGCAGAGAATTTAGATTCAAACTTGGATTCTTCAAAGCAGAATGGTAAACTGAAATACCATCCATCTGAGGGGATTGCAGAGTCAACATCAGAAACAAGTAGTGATGCTATGCTTACACCTCAAGAAACAT TTTGCAGAGCTAATGTTGCCTGTAGTATGTTATGTCAGGCGAAAAGCAAAGCAACATTAATGTTGACTGGTGTGATCAATGATGATATTCATGAGAACATTATCTGGCCAGACTTGCCTTATGTGACTGATGAACATGGGA ATATATACTTTCAAGTGAAGAATGATGAAGACATTTTGCAAACACTTACTACAGAAAATAATTTCGTG CAAGCCATTATAGGTTTTGATGCCACGGAAATGCTCAGTGAGATGGAGTCATTGGGTACATCAGAAATTGATTTTGGGGTTGAGGAAATAGAAGAGGAAGATAGTGATGTTGAAGATGTGGTCAATGAGGATGATGACGACTATGATGAG GATTTGGTGGCTGttcttgatgatgatgatgaggaagatgatgatgatgaggcaCTTGGAGACTGGGCAAAATTAGAGACTATGAGCTCTTCTCATCCAATGTATTTTGCCAAAAAGCTGGCCAAG GTTGCTTCAGATGATCCTATAGACTGGATGGAGCAGCCTCCTGCTGGTGTAGCTATCCAGGGCCTTATTAGACCTGCCTTCATGGAAGAGCAATCTGACATCCAGAGACATATGTCTGGCAATCAGTCTCATCATGCTGGTACAAATCAGGTTGGGCAAAGCATAGAAGGCAAACTAGAAGAACCTGGTGTGATAAACGGTCATGAACATAAGTCAGGATCATCTGAAGATATTTCATTGTGGCGGGAGGAATTGGAAAAGGATGAGGTTCCAAGTAGTGGAGCTTCATTTTACAAGCTGGAGATGATTAAAATTCAGCTGATTTCAGCTCATGGAAACCAA ACTACAGTTGAAGTAGAAGACTTTAGGAAAGCAGAACCTGATGCGATTGCACTTTCAGCAGCCAAAATCATATCTCGTCTGAAAGCTGGTGGTGAAAAGATTACGCAGGCCTTTAAATCTCTGTGTTGGAGATGCAAGGGTATCCAAGTGGAG GAGGCAACGATTATTGATGTAGATTCTCTTGGATTTGATTTGAGAGTTTGTTCTGGAACGCAAATCCAAACATTGCGGTTTGCGTTCAATTCAAGG GCAACCTCAGAATATAGTGCTGAAAGACAACTGAATGACTTACTATTCCCAAGGATCCAAAGTAGTCTGCAGAAAAAGAACATTGCTCAAATGCCATAA
- the LOC118037096 gene encoding uncharacterized protein At3g49140 isoform X6: protein MLCQAKSKATLMLTGVINDDIHENIIWPDLPYVTDEHGNIYFQVKNDEDILQTLTTENNFVQAIIGFDATEMLSEMESLGTSEIDFGVEEIEEEDSDVEDVVNEDDDDYDEDLVAVLDDDDEEDDDDEALGDWAKLETMSSSHPMYFAKKLAKVASDDPIDWMEQPPAGVAIQGLIRPAFMEEQSDIQRHMSGNQSHHAGTNQVGQSIEGKLEEPGVINGHEHKSGSSEDISLWREELEKDEVPSSGASFYKLEMIKIQLISAHGNQTTVEVEDFRKAEPDAIALSAAKIISRLKAGGEKITQAFKSLCWRCKGIQVEEATIIDVDSLGFDLRVCSGTQIQTLRFAFNSRATSEYSAERQLNDLLFPRIQSSLQKKNIAQMP, encoded by the exons ATGTTATGTCAGGCGAAAAGCAAAGCAACATTAATGTTGACTGGTGTGATCAATGATGATATTCATGAGAACATTATCTGGCCAGACTTGCCTTATGTGACTGATGAACATGGGA ATATATACTTTCAAGTGAAGAATGATGAAGACATTTTGCAAACACTTACTACAGAAAATAATTTCGTG CAAGCCATTATAGGTTTTGATGCCACGGAAATGCTCAGTGAGATGGAGTCATTGGGTACATCAGAAATTGATTTTGGGGTTGAGGAAATAGAAGAGGAAGATAGTGATGTTGAAGATGTGGTCAATGAGGATGATGACGACTATGATGAG GATTTGGTGGCTGttcttgatgatgatgatgaggaagatgatgatgatgaggcaCTTGGAGACTGGGCAAAATTAGAGACTATGAGCTCTTCTCATCCAATGTATTTTGCCAAAAAGCTGGCCAAG GTTGCTTCAGATGATCCTATAGACTGGATGGAGCAGCCTCCTGCTGGTGTAGCTATCCAGGGCCTTATTAGACCTGCCTTCATGGAAGAGCAATCTGACATCCAGAGACATATGTCTGGCAATCAGTCTCATCATGCTGGTACAAATCAGGTTGGGCAAAGCATAGAAGGCAAACTAGAAGAACCTGGTGTGATAAACGGTCATGAACATAAGTCAGGATCATCTGAAGATATTTCATTGTGGCGGGAGGAATTGGAAAAGGATGAGGTTCCAAGTAGTGGAGCTTCATTTTACAAGCTGGAGATGATTAAAATTCAGCTGATTTCAGCTCATGGAAACCAA ACTACAGTTGAAGTAGAAGACTTTAGGAAAGCAGAACCTGATGCGATTGCACTTTCAGCAGCCAAAATCATATCTCGTCTGAAAGCTGGTGGTGAAAAGATTACGCAGGCCTTTAAATCTCTGTGTTGGAGATGCAAGGGTATCCAAGTGGAG GAGGCAACGATTATTGATGTAGATTCTCTTGGATTTGATTTGAGAGTTTGTTCTGGAACGCAAATCCAAACATTGCGGTTTGCGTTCAATTCAAGG GCAACCTCAGAATATAGTGCTGAAAGACAACTGAATGACTTACTATTCCCAAGGATCCAAAGTAGTCTGCAGAAAAAGAACATTGCTCAAATGCCATAA
- the LOC118037096 gene encoding uncharacterized protein At3g49140 isoform X3, with the protein MHSVLIKSSCYDFHYIIIFMYIDCYFMPVCRANVACSMLCQAKSKATLMLTGVINDDIHENIIWPDLPYVTDEHGNIYFQVKNDEDILQTLTTENNFVQAIIGFDATEMLSEMESLGTSEIDFGVEEIEEEDSDVEDVVNEDDDDYDEDLVAVLDDDDEEDDDDEALGDWAKLETMSSSHPMYFAKKLAKVASDDPIDWMEQPPAGVAIQGLIRPAFMEEQSDIQRHMSGNQSHHAGTNQVGQSIEGKLEEPGVINGHEHKSGSSEDISLWREELEKDEVPSSGASFYKLEMIKIQLISAHGNQTTVEVEDFRKAEPDAIALSAAKIISRLKAGGEKITQAFKSLCWRCKGIQVEEATIIDVDSLGFDLRVCSGTQIQTLRFAFNSRATSEYSAERQLNDLLFPRIQSSLQKKNIAQMP; encoded by the exons ATGCATTCAGTCCTCATAAAATCAAGCTGTTACGACTTTCACTATATCATAATTTTCATGTatattgattgttattttatgcCAGTTTGCAGAGCTAATGTTGCCTGTAGTATGTTATGTCAGGCGAAAAGCAAAGCAACATTAATGTTGACTGGTGTGATCAATGATGATATTCATGAGAACATTATCTGGCCAGACTTGCCTTATGTGACTGATGAACATGGGA ATATATACTTTCAAGTGAAGAATGATGAAGACATTTTGCAAACACTTACTACAGAAAATAATTTCGTG CAAGCCATTATAGGTTTTGATGCCACGGAAATGCTCAGTGAGATGGAGTCATTGGGTACATCAGAAATTGATTTTGGGGTTGAGGAAATAGAAGAGGAAGATAGTGATGTTGAAGATGTGGTCAATGAGGATGATGACGACTATGATGAG GATTTGGTGGCTGttcttgatgatgatgatgaggaagatgatgatgatgaggcaCTTGGAGACTGGGCAAAATTAGAGACTATGAGCTCTTCTCATCCAATGTATTTTGCCAAAAAGCTGGCCAAG GTTGCTTCAGATGATCCTATAGACTGGATGGAGCAGCCTCCTGCTGGTGTAGCTATCCAGGGCCTTATTAGACCTGCCTTCATGGAAGAGCAATCTGACATCCAGAGACATATGTCTGGCAATCAGTCTCATCATGCTGGTACAAATCAGGTTGGGCAAAGCATAGAAGGCAAACTAGAAGAACCTGGTGTGATAAACGGTCATGAACATAAGTCAGGATCATCTGAAGATATTTCATTGTGGCGGGAGGAATTGGAAAAGGATGAGGTTCCAAGTAGTGGAGCTTCATTTTACAAGCTGGAGATGATTAAAATTCAGCTGATTTCAGCTCATGGAAACCAA ACTACAGTTGAAGTAGAAGACTTTAGGAAAGCAGAACCTGATGCGATTGCACTTTCAGCAGCCAAAATCATATCTCGTCTGAAAGCTGGTGGTGAAAAGATTACGCAGGCCTTTAAATCTCTGTGTTGGAGATGCAAGGGTATCCAAGTGGAG GAGGCAACGATTATTGATGTAGATTCTCTTGGATTTGATTTGAGAGTTTGTTCTGGAACGCAAATCCAAACATTGCGGTTTGCGTTCAATTCAAGG GCAACCTCAGAATATAGTGCTGAAAGACAACTGAATGACTTACTATTCCCAAGGATCCAAAGTAGTCTGCAGAAAAAGAACATTGCTCAAATGCCATAA
- the LOC118037095 gene encoding pentatricopeptide repeat-containing protein At4g21190: MLCLRYSLPLIPNRFQSFDTTRNTKSCVVVCAAKGPRPRYPRVWKTKRRIGTISKSAKLVDCIKGLSNVKEEVYGALDSFVAWELEFPLIAVKKALRALEEQQEWKRIIQVTKWMLSKGQGRTMGTYFTLMNALAEDGRLDEVEELWTKLFSQYLEGTPRMMFDKMISIYYKRDMHDQIFEIFADMEELGLRPSVSIVNMVGNVFQRLGMMDKYEKLKKKYPPPKWIYRYIKGKRIRVRAKNDNEVGDVNSVASGDEEASHDDELDGINDVASGDEEASLDNKLDGINDVASEDEEAFHNESEVGIRIDAGVDLRSAHDANEVGVETNLSSNDFSVEANSFLSECQNQDRFHWEHNQPSGVSNSS, translated from the exons ATGCTTTGTTTAAGATATTCGTTGCCACTAATTCCAAATAGATTTCAGTCCTTTGATACTACCAGGAATACCAAAAGCTGTGTTGtg GTTTGTGCTGCTAAAGGTCCACGACCAAGATATCCGCGAGTTTGGAAAACAAAAAGGAGAATTGGGACTATCTCAAAATCAGCAAAGCTTGTTGATtgt ATAAAGGGATTGTCTAATGTCAAGGAGGAAGTGTACGGGGCTCTTGATTCCTTTGTTGCTTGGGAATTGGAGTTCCCACTAATTGCAGTTAAGAAAGCATTAAGAGCTCTGGAGGAGCAACAAGAATGGAAGAGGATAATTCAG GTCACCAAGTGGATGTTAAGCAAAGGGCAAGGAAGGACAATGGGAACTTATTTCACATTAATGAATGCTTTAGCTGAGGATGGAAGACTTGATGAAGTTGAAGAGCTTTGGACAAAATTATTTTCACAGTACTTGGAAGGCACGCCTCGAATGATGTTTGATAAAATGATTTCTATATATTACAAAAGGGACATGCATGACCAGATATTTGAG ATATTTGCTGATATGGAGGAGCTAGGTCTCCGCCCAAGTGTTTCAATTGTCAACATGGTGGGAAATGTCTTCCAGAGATTGGGTATGATGGACAagtatgaaaaattaaagaaaaaatatccaCCACCGAAATGGATTTACCGATACATCAAAGGGAAGCGTATCAGGGTTCGAGCAAAGAATGACAATGAAGTTGGTGATGTTAACAGTGTTGCAAGTGGGGATGAGGAGGCTTCCCATGATGATGAATTAGATGGCATTAATGATGTTGCAAGTGGGGATGAGGAGGCTTCCCTTGACAATAAATTGGATGGCATCAATGATGTTGCAAGTGAGGATGAGGAGGCTTTCCACAATGAGAGTGAAGTAGGCATTCGCATTGATGCGGGTGTGGATCTGAGGAGTGCCCATGATGCGAATGAAGTCGGTGTGGAAACCAATTTAAGTTCCAATGATTTTAGTGTTGAAGCTAACAGTTTTCTCTCTGAGTGTCAAAATCAGGATCGATTTCATTGGGAGCATAATCAGCCTTCGGGTGTCAGCAATTCCAGTTAG